From a region of the Tiliqua scincoides isolate rTilSci1 chromosome 4, rTilSci1.hap2, whole genome shotgun sequence genome:
- the EDEM3 gene encoding ER degradation-enhancing alpha-mannosidase-like protein 3 isoform X1, with product MSGAAAGGEGRSGDSSAGRWASWKLLALGLLSASSVLAAAPAAQAMSREEKRRLGNQVVEMFDHAYSNYMEHAYPADELMPLTCRGRVRGQEPSRGDVDDALGKFSLTLIDTLDTLVVLNKTKEFEDAVKKVIKDVNLDNDIVVSVFETNIRVLGGLLGGHSVAIMLKEKGEDMQWYSGELLHMAKQLGYKLLPAFNTTSGLPYPRVNLKFGVRSPEARTGTETDTCTACAGTLILEFAALSRFTGASIFEEYARKALDFLWEKRQRSSNLVGVTINIHTGDWVRKDSGVGAGIDSYYEYLLKAYVLLGDDSFLERFNTHYDAIMRYISQPPLLLDVHIHKPMLNARTWMDSLLAFFPGLQVLKGDIRPAIETHEMLYQVIKKHNFLPEAFTTDFRVHWAQHPLRPEFAESTYFLYKATGDPYYLEVGKTLIENLNKYARVPCGFAAMKDVRTGSHEDRMDSFFLAEMFKYLYLLFADKEELSFDIEDYIFTTEAHLLPLWLSTTNQTAPRKNITTEYTELDDSNFDWTCPNTQILFPNDPMYAQSIREPLKNVVDKSCPRGVSRVDDSLGSGPKPPLRARDFMASNPEHLEILKKMGVSLIHLKDGRVQLVQHAIQAASSLDAEDGLRFMQEMIELSSQQQKEQQLPPRAVQIVSHPFFGRVVLTAGPAQFGTDLSKHQSGTRGFVAVSKPYNGCSEITNPEALKEKIALMQRGQCMFAEKARNIQKAGAIGGIVIDDNEGSSSDTAPLFQMAGDGKNTDDITIPMLFLFNKEGNIILDAIQEYEAVEVLLSDKAKDRDLEMESMDQKSSDNDSHNQRSEEISTDLNLVNQDPEGERGLNSPAESNDKSVSATNEDSCIPRLQEISSSSQESESDNHPEEQSNIESNSNPSTNWDNKGQSMESILADWNEDIEAFEMMERDEL from the exons GAGCACGCCTACCCAGCTGATGAGCTAATGCCTTTAACTTGCCGTGGAAGAGTTCGGGGTCAAGAACCAAGTCGTGGGGATGTGGATGATGCCTTGGGAAA GTTTTCCCTCACGCTAATTGATACATTGGACACTCTTGTG gtCTTAAACAAAACCAAAGAGTTTGAAGATGCTGTTAAAAAAGTTATCAAAGATGTTAATTTAGACAATGACATTGTAGTATCAGTGTTTGAAACGAACATAAGAGTCCTTGG aGGTCTTTTAGGGGGGCACTCAGTTGCAATCATGCTGAAAGAAAAAGGTGAAGACATGCAGTGGTACAGTGGAGAACTTTTGCACATGGCAAAGCAGTTGGGCTACAAGCTTTTGCCAGCTTTTAATACCACCAGTGGTCTCCCATATCCAAGA GTTAACTTAAAATTTGGTGTAAGGAGTCCAGAGGCTCGGACAGGAACAGAGACTGACACTTGTACAGCTTGTGCGGGTACCTTGATTTTAGAATTTGCTGCTCTGAGCCGATTCACAGGAGCATCAATATTTGAG GAATATGCACGGAAGGCACTTGACTTTCTTTGGGAGAAACGGCAACGCAGCAGTAATCTAGTGGGGGTCACTATAAATATTCATACAGGTGATTGGGTCCGCAAAG ATAGTGGAGTTGGAGCAGGAATAGATtcatattatgaatatttattaaAAGCCTATGTCTTGCTTGGAGATGATAGCTTTCTGGAAAGATTTAACACA CATTATGATGCCATCATGAGATACATTAGCCAACCACCTCTTCTTCTTGATGTGCACATACACAAACCAATGCTCAATGCCCGGACTTGGATGGATTCCTTGCTAGCATTTTTTCCTGGTTTGCAG GTGCTGAAAGGTGATATTAGACCAGCTATAGAAACTCATGAGATGCTGTATCAGGTGATCAAAAAGCATAATTTTCTTCCTGAG GCTTTTACAACAGACTTCCGTGTTCATTGGGCTCAGCATCCCTTACGACCAGAATTTGCAGAAAGTACCTATTTTTTGTATAAA gctactggagatccATATTACCTAGAAGTAGGAAAAACACTAATTGAGAACTTAAATAAATATGCACGAGTACCTTGTGGATTTGCTGCAATGAAGGATGTTCGTACTGGAAGCCATGAAGACAG GATGGATTCATTCTTTCTGGCCGAGAtgtttaaatatttgtatttactCTTTGCTGATAAGGAAGAACTGAGTTTTGATATAGAAGACTATATCTTTACTACGGAAGCTCATTTACTACCTCTCTGGTTGTCAACTACAAACCAAACAGCACCTAGAAAAAATATT ACTACAGAATACACAGAGCTGGATGATAGTAACTTTGACTGGACATGTCCCAACACCCAGATCCTCTTCCCAAATGACCCTATGTATGCTCAGAGTATCAGGGAACCTCTGAAAAATGTGGTGGACAAGAGCTGTCCTAGGGGTGTTTCCAGAGT GGATGACAGTTTGGGCAGTGGACCAAAGCCACCACTGAGAGCAAGGGATTTCATGGCCAGTAATCCTGAGCATTTAGAAATACTGAAGAAGATGGGAGTCAGCTTAATTCATCTCAAAGATGGAAGAGTCCAGTTGGTGCAACATGCGATCCAA GCAGCAAGTTCGCTTGATGCTGAAGATGGTTTACGGTTCATGCAAGAAATGATTGAGCTGTCCAGTCAACAACAAAAGGAGCAACAGCTACCTCCTCGTGCAGTTCAAATTGTTTCCCACCCATTCTTTGGCAGAGTGGTATTGACAGCCGGACCTGCACAATTTGGAACAGATCTTTCCAAACACCAATCAGGG ACAAGAGGATTTGTGGCAGTCAGTAAACCATATAATGGATGTTCTGAGATCACCAATCCTGAAGCACTGAAGGAGAAAATTGCTTTGATGCAAAGAGGACAGTGCATGTTTGCTGAAAAGGCACGAAACATCCAAAAAGCTGGGGCTATAGGTGGCATCGTTATTg ATGACAATGAAGGAAGCAGTAGCGACACAGCCCCCCTCTTCCAAATGGCGGGTGATGGCAAGAATACTGATGACATCACTATCCCCATGCTGTTTCTGTTCAACAAAGAAGGCAATATTATCCTTGATGCCATTCAGGAGTATGAAGCTGTAGAAGTACTGCTCTCTGACAAAGCAAAAGACAGAG ATTTGGAAATGGAAAGCATGGACCAAAAGTCATCTGATAATGATTCCCATAATCAGAGGTCAGAAGAGATCTCAACAGACCTGAACTTAGTCAATCAGGACCCTGAAGGAGAAAGAGGCTTGAATTCACCAGCAGAGTCAAATGACAAGAGTGTTTCTGCTACAAATGAGGATTCTTGTATCCCCAGACTCCAAGAGATTAGTAGTAGCAGTCAAGAGTCAGAATCAGATAATCACCCTGAAGAGCAATCGAACATAGAGTCGAATTCCAATCCCAGTACTAACTGGGATAATAAAGGCCAGTCTATGGAATCAATATTAGCAGATTGGAATGAAGACATAGAAGCATTTGAAATGATGGAAAGGGATGAACTATAA
- the EDEM3 gene encoding ER degradation-enhancing alpha-mannosidase-like protein 3 isoform X2: MSGAAAGGEGRSGDSSAGRWASWKLLALGLLSASSVLAAAPAAQAMSREEKRRLGNQVVEMFDHAYSNYMEHAYPADELMPLTCRGRVRGQEPSRGDVDDALGKFSLTLIDTLDTLVVLNKTKEFEDAVKKVIKDVNLDNDIVVSVFETNIRVLGGLLGGHSVAIMLKEKGEDMQWYSGELLHMAKQLGYKLLPAFNTTSGLPYPRVNLKFGVRSPEARTGTETDTCTACAGTLILEFAALSRFTGASIFEEYARKALDFLWEKRQRSSNLVGVTINIHTGDWVRKDSGVGAGIDSYYEYLLKAYVLLGDDSFLERFNTHYDAIMRYISQPPLLLDVHIHKPMLNARTWMDSLLAFFPGLQVLKGDIRPAIETHEMLYQVIKKHNFLPEAFTTDFRVHWAQHPLRPEFAESTYFLYKATGDPYYLEVGKTLIENLNKYARVPCGFAAMKDVRTGSHEDRMDSFFLAEMFKYLYLLFADKEELSFDIEDYIFTTEAHLLPLWLSTTNQTAPRKNITTEYTELDDSNFDWTCPNTQILFPNDPMYAQSIREPLKNVVDKSCPRGVSRVDDSLGSGPKPPLRARDFMASNPEHLEILKKMGVSLIHLKDGRVQLVQHAIQAASSLDAEDGLRFMQEMIELSSQQQKEQQLPPRAVQIVSHPFFGRVVLTAGPAQFGTDLSKHQSGTRGFVAVSKPYNGCSEITNPEALKEKIALMQRGQCMFAEKARNIQKAGAIGGIVIDDNEGSSSDTAPLFQMAGDGKNTDDITIPMLFLFNKEGNIILDAIQEYEAVEVLLSDKAKDRATIFKDKMIPNYIIDSNLEMESMDQKSSDNDSHNQRSEEISTDLNLVNQDPEGERGLNSPAESNDKSVSATNEDSCIPRLQEISSSSQESESDNHPEEQSNIESNSNPSTNWDNKGQSMESILADWNEDIEAFEMMERDEL; the protein is encoded by the exons GAGCACGCCTACCCAGCTGATGAGCTAATGCCTTTAACTTGCCGTGGAAGAGTTCGGGGTCAAGAACCAAGTCGTGGGGATGTGGATGATGCCTTGGGAAA GTTTTCCCTCACGCTAATTGATACATTGGACACTCTTGTG gtCTTAAACAAAACCAAAGAGTTTGAAGATGCTGTTAAAAAAGTTATCAAAGATGTTAATTTAGACAATGACATTGTAGTATCAGTGTTTGAAACGAACATAAGAGTCCTTGG aGGTCTTTTAGGGGGGCACTCAGTTGCAATCATGCTGAAAGAAAAAGGTGAAGACATGCAGTGGTACAGTGGAGAACTTTTGCACATGGCAAAGCAGTTGGGCTACAAGCTTTTGCCAGCTTTTAATACCACCAGTGGTCTCCCATATCCAAGA GTTAACTTAAAATTTGGTGTAAGGAGTCCAGAGGCTCGGACAGGAACAGAGACTGACACTTGTACAGCTTGTGCGGGTACCTTGATTTTAGAATTTGCTGCTCTGAGCCGATTCACAGGAGCATCAATATTTGAG GAATATGCACGGAAGGCACTTGACTTTCTTTGGGAGAAACGGCAACGCAGCAGTAATCTAGTGGGGGTCACTATAAATATTCATACAGGTGATTGGGTCCGCAAAG ATAGTGGAGTTGGAGCAGGAATAGATtcatattatgaatatttattaaAAGCCTATGTCTTGCTTGGAGATGATAGCTTTCTGGAAAGATTTAACACA CATTATGATGCCATCATGAGATACATTAGCCAACCACCTCTTCTTCTTGATGTGCACATACACAAACCAATGCTCAATGCCCGGACTTGGATGGATTCCTTGCTAGCATTTTTTCCTGGTTTGCAG GTGCTGAAAGGTGATATTAGACCAGCTATAGAAACTCATGAGATGCTGTATCAGGTGATCAAAAAGCATAATTTTCTTCCTGAG GCTTTTACAACAGACTTCCGTGTTCATTGGGCTCAGCATCCCTTACGACCAGAATTTGCAGAAAGTACCTATTTTTTGTATAAA gctactggagatccATATTACCTAGAAGTAGGAAAAACACTAATTGAGAACTTAAATAAATATGCACGAGTACCTTGTGGATTTGCTGCAATGAAGGATGTTCGTACTGGAAGCCATGAAGACAG GATGGATTCATTCTTTCTGGCCGAGAtgtttaaatatttgtatttactCTTTGCTGATAAGGAAGAACTGAGTTTTGATATAGAAGACTATATCTTTACTACGGAAGCTCATTTACTACCTCTCTGGTTGTCAACTACAAACCAAACAGCACCTAGAAAAAATATT ACTACAGAATACACAGAGCTGGATGATAGTAACTTTGACTGGACATGTCCCAACACCCAGATCCTCTTCCCAAATGACCCTATGTATGCTCAGAGTATCAGGGAACCTCTGAAAAATGTGGTGGACAAGAGCTGTCCTAGGGGTGTTTCCAGAGT GGATGACAGTTTGGGCAGTGGACCAAAGCCACCACTGAGAGCAAGGGATTTCATGGCCAGTAATCCTGAGCATTTAGAAATACTGAAGAAGATGGGAGTCAGCTTAATTCATCTCAAAGATGGAAGAGTCCAGTTGGTGCAACATGCGATCCAA GCAGCAAGTTCGCTTGATGCTGAAGATGGTTTACGGTTCATGCAAGAAATGATTGAGCTGTCCAGTCAACAACAAAAGGAGCAACAGCTACCTCCTCGTGCAGTTCAAATTGTTTCCCACCCATTCTTTGGCAGAGTGGTATTGACAGCCGGACCTGCACAATTTGGAACAGATCTTTCCAAACACCAATCAGGG ACAAGAGGATTTGTGGCAGTCAGTAAACCATATAATGGATGTTCTGAGATCACCAATCCTGAAGCACTGAAGGAGAAAATTGCTTTGATGCAAAGAGGACAGTGCATGTTTGCTGAAAAGGCACGAAACATCCAAAAAGCTGGGGCTATAGGTGGCATCGTTATTg ATGACAATGAAGGAAGCAGTAGCGACACAGCCCCCCTCTTCCAAATGGCGGGTGATGGCAAGAATACTGATGACATCACTATCCCCATGCTGTTTCTGTTCAACAAAGAAGGCAATATTATCCTTGATGCCATTCAGGAGTATGAAGCTGTAGAAGTACTGCTCTCTGACAAAGCAAAAGACAGAG CAACTATATTTAAAGATAAAATGATTCCAAACTACATTATTGATAGCA ATTTGGAAATGGAAAGCATGGACCAAAAGTCATCTGATAATGATTCCCATAATCAGAGGTCAGAAGAGATCTCAACAGACCTGAACTTAGTCAATCAGGACCCTGAAGGAGAAAGAGGCTTGAATTCACCAGCAGAGTCAAATGACAAGAGTGTTTCTGCTACAAATGAGGATTCTTGTATCCCCAGACTCCAAGAGATTAGTAGTAGCAGTCAAGAGTCAGAATCAGATAATCACCCTGAAGAGCAATCGAACATAGAGTCGAATTCCAATCCCAGTACTAACTGGGATAATAAAGGCCAGTCTATGGAATCAATATTAGCAGATTGGAATGAAGACATAGAAGCATTTGAAATGATGGAAAGGGATGAACTATAA